In Mytilus edulis chromosome 4, xbMytEdul2.2, whole genome shotgun sequence, the following proteins share a genomic window:
- the LOC139521370 gene encoding uncharacterized protein, with product MSHHPVILPKNHHVSLLVIHHFHESIHHQGRHLTEGAIRAGGYWIISAKRSISTLINKCIICKKLRGKLEWQQMSDLPTDRLSPCPPFSYVGVDTFGPWSVVFRKTRGGSANQKRWALLFTCMTTRAVHIEVIEDMSTSSFINAMRRVIAVRGPIIQFRSDRGTNFIGATSELNIDPEFVEKGPIKEFLLKSGTTWIFNPPYAHHMGGSWERLIGVSRRILDSLLLENKSKTITHEVLVTLMAEVMAIINNTSFN from the coding sequence ATGTCCCACCATCCTGTGATCCTTCCAAAGAACCACCATGTTTCGTTACTTGTTATTCATCATTTTCATGAAAGTATACACCATCAAGGTAGACATTTGACCGAAGGTGCAATCCGTGCCGGTGGCTATTGGATTATTAGTGCGAAACGTTCTATTTCAACTCTCATCAACAAGTGCATAATTTGTAAGAAGCTCAGAGGAAAACTTGAATGGCAGCAAATGTCCGATCTCCCAACAGATCGACTTAGCCCTTGTCCTCCGTTTTCTTATGTCGGCGTGGACACATTCGGTCCATGGTCCGTCGTATTTCGCAAAACTAGAGGAGGCTCAGCTAATCAGAAACGTTGGGCGTTACTGTTTACATGCATGACCACACGCGCTGTGCATATCGAAGTGATAGAAGACATGTCAACCTCGTCTTTCATCAACGCTATGAGACGCGTAATTGCAGTTAGAGGTCCTATCATCCAATTTCGTTCTGATCGAGGAACTAATTTCATTGGAGCAACATCAGAGCTCAATATTGACCCTGAATTTGTCGAAAAAGGACCAATCAAGGAATTCTTACTGAAATCCGGAACTACCTGGATATTTAATCCACCTTACGCACATCATATGGGTGGCTCATGGGAGAGACTTATTGGTGTTTCTCGTCGGATACTCGACAGCTTGTTATTGGAAAACAAAAGTAAGACAATTACACACGAAGTGCTTGTTACACTAATGGCTGAAGTTATGGCCATCATAAACAATACCAGTTTCAACTGA
- the LOC139521371 gene encoding uncharacterized protein produces MIESSLHSRIVNFPKLSNNNRIELYELADLAAEIESIRKDEKFATTFAYFDSSLGVNRFVTRLPYSIQEKWTTTANGYKSRNFGAYPPFSSFVPFLQNIAKVRNDPGFLYDNQDTKPSTSKHTRCCGPKRHFRDKCKEDVKCSVCGSRDHPSALHVDITAKPEKKHEEENSKEQVSSKCTKICDSIHNTSKSCAKIVLAKVYHSERPDHFKTVYCVIDDQSNRTLATSDFFNFFGENDTETEYELASCAGRFITSGRRASGYMLASLDGSSYLNVPEIIECNDIPNNREEIPSSVVASSYPHMMDIASCIPDIDNQSEIQMLIGRDLIRAHHVIEHRIGVDEVPYAQHLPLGWVIVGNVCLGRQNVVNVNKTVILNNGRPTLLSPCDSHMSVKLDPIFNKTQLDETEGTSIEDQTFLNIMSSGFFKQDDGHWIAPLPFKPNRPSLENNKQIAERRAKSFDMNLRCNSVKRTHVLEFMQKLLDREHAQITPKLSPGTECWYLPMFAVYHPRKPESVRVVFDSSAKHHGLSLNDVLLKGPDIYNSLLGILLRFRKEAYAVTVDIEQMFHNFRVIDEHRRFLRFLWHKDNDFDKPLTEYQMLVHVFGNSPSPAVATYGLRRTVQHAELDVKEFVSNDFYVDDGLTSCATPEGVIDLVQRTKQTLYDNGRLRLHKVASNSRLVLEAFHSDDLAKNLKDLDLGSADLPMQRSLGLSWNTELDEFTFRVSSDIKPFTRRGVLSTINSLYDPVGFAAPVIIRGKLLMRQMLSSSSTSDWDDPLPELLNQQWESWVQSLSELENFRISRKYNGPSFVNSVKREIHIFSDASKDAIAAVAYIKLYSANTVNTSFLFGKAKVAPSHGHTIPRLELCAAVLAAELSDIIRDQLDIDPDDFYYYTDSRVVLGYLTNETRRFYIYVGNRVSRIRSSCQPTQWSHVSTNDNPADLATRSISTKDLPESLWIKGPNLLSINDKHDEHDHLLVDPENDKEIRPSVSCKKTDLKIEDNKTLLGCSRFDKFSKWTRLVRSIVFIKSAIRRKLHQEGVTSTDLLRDSVNLILRSVQQDVFSDEIKLLQEGKM; encoded by the exons ATGATAGAATCGTCACTTCACTCACGTATAGTTAACTTTCCCAAACTCTCGAACAATAACCGAATAGAACTCTACGAGTTAGCGGACTTAGCCGCTGAGATCGAGTCAATCCGCAAAGATGAAAAGTTTGCCACCACATTCGCTTACTTTGATTCGTCTCTAGGCGTGAATCGTTTTGTAACTAGATTACCTTACAGTATTCAAGAAAAATGGACAACTACTGCCAATGGTTATAAGTCAAGAAACTTTGGAGCATATCCTCCATTTTCTTCCTTTGTGCCatttttgcaaaacattgctAAAGTGCGTAATGACCCTGGATTTTTATATGACAATCAAGACACCAAACCATCCACATCTAAACACACAAGA TGTTGCGGACCTAAGAGACATTTCCGTGACAAATGTAAAGAGGATGTCAAATGCAGTGTTTGTGGTTCTCGTGACCATCCGTCAGCCTTACATGTAGATATTACAGCGAAACCCGAGAAAAAGCACGAGGAGGAGAATTCTAAGGAACAAGTAAGCAGCAAATGTACCAAAATATGTGATTCGATACACAATACAAGTAAATCATGTGCTAAGATAGTACTCGCCAAAGTATATCACTCCGAGAGACCAGATCATTTCAAAACTGTTTACTGCGTGATCGACGACCAAAGCAACAGGACTTTAGCAACGTCAGATTTCTTCAACTTCTTCGGCGAAAATGACACTGAAACAGAATATGAACTTGCTTCTTGTGCAGGAAGGTTCATTACGAGTGGAAGACGAGCTTCCGGATACATGTTAGCGTCACTTGACGGATCATCTTATCTTAACGTACCTGAAATTATCGAATGTAATGACATTCCAAACAACCGGGAAGAAATACCGTCATCTGTTGTAGCTTCAAGTTATCCACACATGATGGACATAGCAAGTTGTATTCCTGACATTGACAATCAGTCTGAAATACAGATGTTAATAGGCCGTGACCTAATTAGAGCACACCATGTTATTGAACATCGTATAGGAGTCGACGAGGTACCGTACGCACAACATTTGCCCTTAGGATGGGTTATAGTAGGGAATGTATGCCTAGGAAGACAAAATGttgtaaatgtaaacaaaactgTAATTTTGAACAATGGACGACCTACATTATTGTCCCCGTGTGATAGCCACATGTCAGTGAAATTAGACCCAATCTTCAACAAGACTCAACTAGACGAAACGGAAGGCACGTCAATAGAGGATCAAACCTTTTTAAACATTATGTCATCAGGATTCTTCAAACAAGATGATGGACACTGGATCGCGCCACTACCATTTAAACCCAACAGACCTTctttagaaaacaacaaacaaattgCAGAGCGTAGAGCTAAATCTTTCGACATGAACTTACGTTGCAACTCCGTAAAGCGCACACATGTGTTAGAATTTATGCAGAAACTGTTAGACCGAGAACATGCCCAGATAACACCCAAACTATCGCCAGGTACTGAGTGCTGGTACCTGCCTATGTTCGCAGTGTATCATCCAAGGAAACCAGAAAGTGTAAGAGTAGTTTTCGACTCTTCAGCAAAACATCATGGACTATCTTTGAACGACGTCTTGTTGAAAGGTCCAGATATTTATAACAGCCTACTTGGAATTTTACTCCGTTTTAGGAAAGAGGCTTATGCCGTAACCGTTGATATCGAACAGATGTTCCATAACTTCAGAGTCATCGATGAACATAGACGTTTCTTGCGCTTCCTGTGGCACAAGGACAACGATTTTGATAAACCGCTAACTGAATATCAGATGTTAGTACACGTCTTCGGCAACAGTCCATCCCCAGCAGTGGCTACGTATGGTCTGAGACGAACTGTCCAACACGCTGAACTTGATGTGAAAGAGTTTGTTAGCAACGACTTCTACGTAGACGATGGTCTTACCTCGTGCGCAACGCCAGAGGGAGTTATTGATCTTGTTCAAAGAACTAAACAAACTTTATATGACAATGGCAGACTTAGGTTGCATAAAGTTGCATCTAACAGCAGGTTAGTGCTCGAAGCATTTCATTCAGATGACCTTGCCAAAAATCTGAAGGACCTTGACCTTGGATCGGCAGATCTTCCGATGCAGAGGAGCTTAGGTCTCTCATGGAACACAGAACTGGACGAGTTCACCTTTAGAGTATCTTCTGACATCAAGCCATTTACACGCCGCGGAGTTCTGTCAACAATTAACAGTCTGTATGACCCAGTTGGCTTTGCTGCACCAGTGATAATAAGAGGCAAATTACTCATGCGCCAGATGCTCTCATCTTCATCTACTTCTGATTGGGACGATCCACTTCCAGAACTTCTAAATCAACAATGGGAATCTTGGGTACAATCATTGAGCGAACTTGAAAATTTTCGTATATCTAGAAAGTACAATGGACCTTCATTTGTCAATAGTGTTAAACGAGAAATTCACATATTCTCAGACGCTTCTAAAGATGCAATAGCAGCTGTCGCATATATCAAACTTTATAGCGCAAATACTGTTAACACTAGCTTTCTTTTCGGAAAAGCCAAAGTTGCCCCGTCTCATGGACACACAATTCCACGTCTGGAACTGTGCGCTGCAGTCTTAGCAGCAGAGCTATCTGACATTATTCGAGATCAATTAGATATCGACCCAgatgatttttattattatacagaCAGTCGTGTAGTACTTGGATATCTGACAAACGAAACAAGACGCTTCTACATATATGTTGGTAACAGGGTAAGCCGAATTCGTTCTTCATGTCAACCTACTCAGTGGTCTCATGTGTCTACCAATGACAACCCAGCTGATTTAGCTACTAGGTCCATCAGCACGAAAGATCTTCCAGAGAGTCTTTGGATAAAGGGCCCTAACTTGCTCTCGATTAATGACAAACATGATGAACACGATCATTTATTAGTAGATCCcgaaaatgacaaagaaatacgTCCATCAGTTAGCTGTAAGAAAACAGATCTCAAAATCGAAGACAATAAAACGTTATTAGGATGTAGTAGATTCGACAAGTTTTCTAAATGGACACGTCTTGTAAGAAGCATCGTCTTTATAAAATCAGCCATTCGTAGGAAACTGCACCAAGAAGGAGTTACCTCAACTGATCTGCTAAGAGACTCTGTAAATTTAATACTACGCTCAGTTCAACAGGATGTTTTCTCCGACGAGATTAAGTTGCTTCAAGAAGGAAAAATGTAA
- the LOC139519683 gene encoding uncharacterized protein — MSHSESVSDRELRSLRTLTSDGDHLFEQSNERHHYILRTIKRDIGAILLDVEDNPVVDLSTASTYREELLKLSEKYEKEANRYFDYLKSYRTRESESEHASFKVSFYALKAKISVVKQHLSELLPRRSIENSERTHKSRSSQHSSRHTVSTRHSSLSAQSEILKQTVKLETAKTRLKYAKEEAELLHREATLKAEKNVLAMKRDVDEAESGLQAVKKALDFDLKDYGESYEPPRIADPVVQHANENKMSERKYRSANIPDTRNITEQRTAEFVEQQRSHHSLHLSKDNLEVNNVNIPIHSLEPLNPTAQPFVPTQRNEAHELAKFMVKKDLITSRLISFDDQPSHYSSWKISFQHIMTELDTNPLEQLDLLIKYLGPSSKQHA; from the coding sequence ATGTCACACTCAGAATCCGTTTCTGACAGAGAGCTCAGATCTTTGAGAACACTAACATCAGATGGAGACCATCTTTTCGAACAATCTAATGAAAGACATCACTATATCCTCAGAACTATAAAACGAGATATAGGCGCTATTTTATTAGACGTTGAAGATAACCCAGTGGTGGACCTGTCCACAGCGTCAACATACAGAGAGGAACTTCTGAAACTGTCAGAAAAGTATGAGAAAGAAGCTAACAGATATTTTGATTACTTAAAATCATATAGGACAAGAGAAAGTGAAAGTGAGCATGCATCATTTAAAGTGTCATTCTATGCTTTAAAGGCTAAGATATCAGTTGTCAAACAACATCTAAGTGAATTGCTACCTAGAAGATCAATAGAAAATAGTGAACGAACTCATAAAAGTCGTAGCTCCCAACATAGTTCTCGTCATACTGTGTCAACAAGACACTCATCACTAAGTGCTCAATCAGAGATTCTTAAACAAACAGTGAAACTTGAAACCGCTAAGACACGACTTAAATATGCTAAAGAGGAGGCGGAGTTGTTGCACCGCGAAGCTACACTCAAAGCAGAGAAAAATGTCCTCGCTATGAAGCGAGACGTTGACGAAGCTGAGTCGGGATTACAAGCTGTTAAGAAGGCATTGGATTTCGATCTTAAAGACTATGGTGAAAGTTACGAACCACCAAGGATCGCTGATCCAGTAGTTCAACATgccaatgaaaacaaaatgtctgaaaGAAAGTACCGTAGTGCTAACATACCAGATACACGTAACATTACAGAACAACGTACAGCAGAATTTGTGGAGCAACAGCGCTCACACCACTCCTTACATTTGAGCAAAGATAACCTTGAAGTGAACAATGTAAATATTCCTATTCATTCTTTAGAACCATTGAATCCTACAGCACAACCTTTCGTTCCAACTCAGAGGAACGAAGCACATGAATTGGCCAAGTTCATGGTGAAGAAAGATTTAATCACATCTAGGCTCATATCATTTGATGACCAGCCGTCACATTACTCATCTTggaaaattagttttcaacacaTAATGACTGAGTTAGATACAAATCCATTGGAACAGTTGGACCTTCTTATAAAGTATTTGGGACCGAGCTCAAAACAGCACGCTTAG